The following proteins are co-located in the Fodinibius salicampi genome:
- a CDS encoding flagellin produces MASFGDLNRVNTNIQSLDSQLSLNKINKQMAENQLRMSTGKRINRAEDDSAGYSIATKLRARVGGLNQAMQNVGDAKSVLDIAESSFGTIMDNLVEMKGLATQAANDTLGQDERGFIGDQLKALGDDINKIADQTVYQDYELLNGADSGNTGSLSLTFQVGERESDTIEADLNAVNVGELFTDGADASLGAAIADGGATAGGAAITATAATAGGQGALTFATNATSADYRAFLSHVDDAITSMSGNVNDIGITQSSLSVREQTLSEAISANESAKSRIMDTDFAKAQSESVRLQILQQTATSSLAQANNGPQSVLGFIG; encoded by the coding sequence ATGGCAAGTTTTGGAGATTTAAACCGAGTAAACACAAACATACAGTCACTGGATTCCCAGCTGTCCCTGAATAAGATTAACAAGCAGATGGCCGAGAATCAGCTGCGGATGTCAACCGGTAAGCGGATCAATCGTGCGGAAGACGATTCGGCTGGGTATTCTATTGCTACTAAATTGCGTGCCCGGGTTGGAGGATTAAACCAGGCGATGCAGAACGTCGGGGATGCCAAGTCGGTTCTGGATATTGCAGAGTCTAGTTTTGGTACGATTATGGATAACCTGGTAGAAATGAAAGGACTGGCTACGCAGGCAGCCAATGATACACTTGGGCAAGATGAACGAGGCTTTATTGGGGATCAGTTAAAAGCCTTAGGTGATGACATTAATAAAATTGCTGATCAAACGGTTTACCAGGATTATGAACTGCTTAATGGCGCCGATTCTGGAAACACAGGATCTTTAAGTTTGACCTTCCAGGTAGGGGAGCGCGAATCGGATACCATTGAAGCTGATCTTAATGCAGTTAACGTGGGAGAATTATTCACAGATGGTGCTGATGCAAGTCTCGGAGCAGCAATAGCTGATGGAGGTGCAACTGCTGGTGGTGCTGCTATAACTGCTACAGCAGCAACTGCTGGTGGACAGGGAGCACTTACTTTTGCCACGAATGCCACTTCAGCTGATTATCGTGCATTCCTTTCCCATGTTGATGATGCCATTACCTCTATGTCAGGAAATGTGAACGACATTGGTATTACCCAGTCGTCACTGTCCGTTCGTGAGCAAACCCTTTCGGAAGCGATCAGTGCCAACGAATCGGCGAAGTCCCGAATTATGGACACCGACTTTGCGAAGGCGCAAAGTGAGTCGGTTCGACTGCAGATCTTGCAGCAGACGGCCACGTCTTCACTGGCGCAGGCCAACAACGGTCCGCAGTCGGTACTCGGATTTATTGGCTAA
- a CDS encoding phosphocholine cytidylyltransferase family protein, with the protein MNNDYTAIILAAGKGTRLRPLTNNTPKCMVPVDGKPLLGRQLDLLTQLGIEKNIVVTGYLEEKIADPRITKVHNTEYDTTNMVYSLFCAKNYLSGDVIVAYGDIIYSEQVLQKLLQSEKDMVIASDEAWLSYWQQRCDDPLSDAETFKKGAGNRVESLGQTPSSTDDIEGQFIGLIKFSENGCQRLKEEYATANKSDAWESGRTLQNAYMTDMLNYFALKGELHYVPIQRGWFEVDTPRDLKIASDQISQPFAENTGQ; encoded by the coding sequence ATGAACAACGATTATACAGCAATTATTCTTGCAGCTGGCAAAGGGACCCGTCTTCGTCCGTTGACGAATAACACGCCCAAATGTATGGTCCCTGTAGATGGCAAACCCCTGTTGGGACGACAACTCGATCTATTAACTCAGCTTGGAATCGAAAAGAATATAGTGGTAACAGGCTATCTAGAAGAGAAAATTGCAGATCCGCGAATAACAAAAGTCCATAATACAGAATATGATACCACAAATATGGTTTATAGCCTTTTTTGTGCCAAGAATTACCTGTCGGGTGATGTCATTGTAGCCTATGGTGATATTATTTATTCCGAGCAAGTGTTACAGAAGCTTCTGCAGAGCGAGAAAGATATGGTTATAGCTTCTGACGAAGCATGGTTGTCTTATTGGCAGCAGCGTTGTGACGATCCGCTTTCGGATGCAGAAACGTTTAAAAAAGGGGCGGGTAATCGCGTAGAATCTTTGGGTCAAACTCCTTCCTCCACTGATGATATTGAGGGACAGTTTATAGGATTAATCAAATTCTCGGAAAATGGTTGCCAGCGTCTTAAAGAAGAGTATGCTACTGCAAATAAATCAGATGCATGGGAAAGCGGCCGAACATTACAAAATGCATACATGACAGATATGCTCAATTATTTTGCTCTTAAGGGAGAGTTGCATTATGTCCCTATCCAGCGGGGATGGTTTGAAGTAGATACGCCCCGAGACCTCAAAATAGCTAGTGATCAAATAAGTCAACCGTTTGCAGAAAACACAGGTCAATAA
- a CDS encoding PEP/pyruvate-binding domain-containing protein: protein MQVFIFGAAHTKSTLAGPDDQLVLEKLIKGQRVLDWTINGLRQAGIEGDCVSFIGGYKIEEVIEEYPDLHYTVNPQWATTHVIGSLRYALESWKGGDVLLTYADTIFRPRVFNDLLQYNSPVTIGIDTEWRKRIQHGYLQEQAEKVQLKDHQLKNIGRQEIGPLQADAQFSGLVMLKKHIVHKLYMQLVENDRGLLSDNDSLSDLLQFIYHQWDIPITTHDHRGLWAELDSEEDLAQFVFGTKAETLERIQPFVSKSQVCDQIHFPLEQWEKESDSLLNEIQRQFADEKLIIRSSSLEEDSWEASQAGAFLSVAGIQGADTHALEEGINDVITGFQQNGSAQYNSDNQVLVQPFITDVAMSGVAFSRHLENATPYYVINYDDESSRTDTVTSGSSANTKSISLYKNGDYELKDERIVKVVDAIEELERITGYRSLDIEFVLTHNDELYIVQVRPITIHDKQSNDTHFTEMLEGAKQKVSSRLRNYPHLLGETTILADMPDWNPAEMIGVRPKPLALSLYQYLITDTTWRNARAQMGYRNPVPAKLMYCIGGHPYIDVRNSFNNLIPDGLRDDIAEKIVNHYLQRLNQYPELHDKIEFEIAITCYSPDIEHHLDRLREDGFNDSEIDELKDHLRVLTEDAVTGKHGLSVQELVSETEDLDPFREHLLEDDFVHHEIPGLIHTLLDDCKEHGTRPFSILARYGFIASSMMRGFVQREVITDQERLKFLNSIETVAGRFVEAMGKVQNGTITREDFLDEYGHLRPGTYDITSYSYDENPEQYFPAVKRSSPSAKSKARASGGSGFTFNRETIEAIDNEIKNMGMGFSAHKLLKYVGEATAAREYAKFQFTKNVSAVLKLLAKWGGELGFDRSELSYLFIEDLLRLNTLSVERRPKLYTKQKIQEGKHWYKEVNKIETPHIIISTSDLEVIEHRRSQPNYVTEKVITAPICKLSEIKDKKDLKDKIVMTEGADPGYDWIFLHSIKGLITKYGGAASHMTIRCAEFGLPAAIGCGEQLFEQLERARNVELNCTNKQIKVLG from the coding sequence TCATTTATTGGAGGATATAAGATTGAGGAAGTGATTGAAGAGTATCCGGATTTACATTATACGGTAAATCCCCAATGGGCCACTACGCATGTTATCGGCTCTCTCCGTTATGCATTGGAATCGTGGAAGGGGGGTGATGTATTACTTACGTACGCGGATACTATTTTCCGCCCCCGGGTTTTTAATGATCTGTTGCAGTATAACAGTCCGGTGACAATCGGGATTGATACGGAGTGGAGAAAGCGGATTCAGCACGGCTATCTGCAAGAGCAGGCCGAAAAGGTACAGCTCAAAGATCATCAGCTAAAAAACATCGGTCGCCAAGAAATTGGTCCTCTACAGGCAGATGCCCAGTTTTCAGGATTGGTAATGCTGAAAAAGCATATTGTCCATAAGTTATATATGCAATTGGTGGAGAATGACCGGGGATTATTGTCGGATAATGATAGCTTATCCGATCTATTACAGTTTATATATCACCAATGGGATATCCCGATAACCACCCACGATCATCGTGGATTATGGGCAGAGCTCGATTCTGAGGAGGATTTGGCTCAGTTTGTGTTTGGTACGAAAGCAGAAACACTTGAGCGAATACAACCATTTGTTAGCAAGTCGCAAGTCTGTGATCAAATACATTTTCCCTTGGAGCAGTGGGAAAAAGAGAGCGATTCGCTGCTCAATGAAATTCAAAGGCAGTTTGCAGACGAAAAGCTCATTATACGCAGCAGTTCACTCGAAGAAGATTCATGGGAAGCTTCGCAGGCAGGAGCATTTTTAAGTGTAGCTGGTATTCAGGGAGCCGATACTCATGCCCTGGAGGAAGGGATTAATGATGTAATTACAGGATTTCAACAAAACGGATCAGCCCAATACAATTCCGATAACCAAGTACTTGTACAGCCCTTTATTACGGATGTGGCTATGAGTGGGGTAGCTTTTTCAAGGCATCTCGAAAACGCGACTCCCTATTATGTAATTAACTATGATGATGAAAGCAGCCGCACAGATACCGTTACTTCAGGTTCATCGGCTAATACAAAATCGATCTCATTATATAAAAATGGTGATTATGAACTGAAAGATGAACGTATTGTCAAAGTAGTTGATGCTATTGAAGAGCTGGAAAGAATTACAGGATACCGGTCATTGGATATTGAGTTTGTACTGACCCATAATGATGAGTTGTATATTGTGCAGGTGCGTCCGATAACTATTCATGATAAGCAATCCAATGACACTCACTTTACAGAGATGTTGGAAGGAGCTAAGCAAAAAGTATCTTCAAGGCTCAGAAATTATCCGCATTTGTTAGGGGAAACAACAATATTGGCCGATATGCCCGACTGGAATCCCGCCGAGATGATCGGGGTTCGTCCCAAGCCATTAGCTCTTTCGTTGTATCAATATTTGATTACGGATACCACATGGCGAAATGCCCGTGCCCAAATGGGATATAGGAATCCAGTTCCTGCCAAGCTTATGTATTGTATCGGGGGACATCCGTATATCGATGTGCGGAATAGTTTTAATAATTTAATTCCTGATGGTTTAAGGGATGATATCGCAGAAAAGATAGTAAATCATTATTTGCAGCGTCTCAATCAATATCCTGAGCTGCATGACAAGATTGAATTTGAGATCGCAATCACCTGTTATAGCCCGGATATTGAGCACCATCTCGATCGCCTGAGAGAGGATGGATTTAATGACTCAGAAATTGATGAGTTAAAAGATCATCTGCGGGTATTGACGGAAGATGCCGTGACGGGCAAGCATGGTCTATCAGTGCAAGAACTTGTTTCCGAAACCGAAGACTTAGACCCGTTTCGGGAGCATTTGCTCGAAGACGATTTTGTTCATCACGAAATTCCCGGACTCATACACACCCTCCTGGATGATTGTAAGGAGCATGGTACACGTCCGTTTTCAATTCTGGCGCGCTATGGATTTATCGCCTCATCTATGATGCGCGGATTTGTGCAGCGAGAGGTTATTACTGACCAGGAGCGATTGAAGTTTTTGAATTCCATAGAAACAGTGGCAGGTCGTTTTGTAGAAGCAATGGGAAAGGTGCAGAATGGGACGATTACACGGGAAGACTTCCTCGATGAGTATGGTCATTTGCGTCCAGGTACCTATGACATAACCTCTTACAGCTACGATGAAAATCCGGAACAGTATTTCCCAGCGGTTAAGCGTTCTTCACCGTCTGCCAAGAGTAAAGCCAGAGCTTCAGGTGGTTCGGGCTTTACATTTAATCGGGAAACCATAGAAGCCATTGATAATGAAATTAAAAATATGGGGATGGGATTCAGTGCTCATAAACTGTTGAAATATGTAGGGGAGGCGACCGCTGCACGTGAGTATGCTAAATTTCAGTTCACTAAGAATGTGAGTGCAGTTCTTAAGTTGTTGGCTAAATGGGGCGGAGAGTTAGGATTCGATAGAAGTGAGCTCTCATATCTTTTCATTGAAGATTTATTGAGGCTCAATACCCTGAGTGTGGAAAGACGTCCAAAGTTGTACACCAAACAGAAAATTCAGGAAGGAAAGCACTGGTATAAAGAAGTGAATAAAATCGAGACCCCGCATATAATTATTTCCACCAGTGATCTCGAGGTCATTGAACATCGTAGATCACAACCTAATTATGTTACGGAAAAGGTTATTACGGCACCGATTTGTAAACTTTCGGAAATTAAAGATAAAAAGGATTTAAAGGATAAAATTGTAATGACCGAAGGCGCCGATCCGGGATATGACTGGATATTCTTACACTCTATTAAGGGATTAATTACCAAATATGGTGGGGCGGCTTCACATATGACAATCCGATGTGCGGAATTTGGGTTGCCTGCTGCTATTGGTTGTGGTGAGCAGTTGTTTGAACAGTTAGAACGAGCAAGAAATGTAGAGCTCAATTGTACCAACAAACAAATAAAGGTGTTGGGATGA
- a CDS encoding gamma-glutamyl-gamma-aminobutyrate hydrolase family protein (Members of this family of hydrolases with an active site Cys residue belong to MEROPS family C26.), with protein sequence MMKKIGITQRVVYREEIDERRDVLDQVWYDFAEEVAVQLIPIPNNLSAPVEYITALDVEGIILSGGNNIGISGKELIPDKTIQKDDVALERDQTEMQLIEWATNNQKPVIGVCRGCQFLNAYYGGTQSRVDPAKHVATSHKIDIVEKEWQHTFGPSMSVNSYHNWGISEDNLSGAFIPAATCENYIEGFRDINGNLSGIMWHPERYNKFRSVDIEFFKKMFIR encoded by the coding sequence ATGATGAAAAAGATCGGAATAACACAGCGTGTTGTTTATCGTGAAGAGATCGATGAGCGGCGGGATGTTTTGGATCAGGTGTGGTATGATTTTGCCGAAGAAGTTGCAGTACAGCTGATACCTATCCCCAATAATTTGTCAGCACCGGTGGAATATATAACCGCATTAGATGTGGAAGGAATCATACTCTCCGGCGGCAATAATATCGGGATATCGGGGAAAGAGTTGATACCGGATAAGACGATCCAGAAAGATGATGTTGCCCTTGAACGGGACCAAACCGAAATGCAGCTGATCGAATGGGCCACTAATAATCAAAAACCGGTTATTGGTGTTTGCAGAGGATGTCAGTTTTTAAATGCTTATTACGGGGGAACACAATCGAGGGTAGACCCGGCCAAGCATGTGGCTACCAGCCATAAAATTGATATTGTAGAGAAAGAATGGCAGCACACCTTTGGCCCCTCAATGAGTGTAAATTCCTATCACAATTGGGGAATATCAGAAGATAATCTGTCAGGTGCGTTTATCCCTGCCGCCACATGTGAAAACTACATCGAAGGATTTCGAGATATTAATGGAAACCTGTCTGGTATTATGTGGCATCCAGAGCGTTATAATAAATTTAGAAGTGTCGATATCGAATTTTTTAAAAAAATGTTTATCAGATAA